TCCCACAAATGCACGAACATAACCTTCTGTTGTGCTATAGATGTCATCTAATGCTGACGCATCCCCTGAAAGAAGTCTTTGTACTAACGCATTCAATTCATTATTCATACAAATTAGCGTTCCCCTTTCCCAAAACTCTACTTACATAATATATCATTTTACTAAATAATGTCAAATATTGATATTTGGTCACTCTGAGGAAGATTTCCAAGTAAACCTAATTTGTCCATTTGTTCACAAATTGTCTTATTTACCTTTGCTCTGTTCATAAAATCGTCCTTAGAAATAAATTCTCCCCTAGCCGCAGCTTCGACAATCTGCCTGGCCACTGACTCTCCCAAACCATCAATGCTTGTCAGTGCTGGCATAATTTTTTTATTTTCTGTCACCTGAAAGCGAACAGCCTGTGCCTTATAAATATCAATGGGTTCAAATTCATATCCTCTCGCATACATTTCCTGTGCAATACGCAAATCTCTAGCGGTATCTTCTTCCTTTGCTGTGGCATCAGATTTATTTTTAATTTCCATATAAGCCCGTTCAACCTTTTCCTTGCCAAAGCACATCAATTCATAGGAAAATCCTGTTGCTCGAATAGAAAAATAAGCCGTATAGTACTCCAATGGATAGTAAATTTTACAATATGCAATGCGCCAAGCCATCATAACATATGCTGCTGCATGGGCCTTTGGAAACATATACTTAATTTTTTTGCAAGATTCAATATACCACTTTGGAACATCTGCCGCAATCATATCTTGCTCGTACTCTGGGCTTAGTCCCTTTCCCTTTCGCACGGATTCCATAATTTTAAAGCTCTCGCCCTCTTCCATTCCCTGACCAATTAAATAGATCATAATGTCATCTCTTGTGCAAATGGCCGTTCGAATAGTCGCCTTTCCTTCTTGAATCAATGTCTGTGCATTGCCAAGCCACACATCTGTACCATGAGAGAGGCCAGAAATGCGCACCAAATCAGAAAGTCCCTTTGGCTTTGCATCAATTAACATCTGCATAGCAAAATCTGTGCCGAATTCTGGAATTCCCAGTGCTCCAAGCTTACACCCCATCAAATCCTCTGGCTTTACACCAAGGGCATCTGTATTTTGAAAGAGTGTCATTGTCTCCCTCGAATCAAGAGGAATATCCTTTACAGGATCAATACCAATTAAATCCTGTAACATACGAATCATCGTTGGATCCTGATGTCCCAAAATATCAAGCTTTAATAAATTGTGGTCAATTGCATGATAATCAAAGTGTGTGGTAATGATTTTTGTTGTCATATCATTTGCTGGATGTTGGACTGGCGTGAAAGTATAAATTTCCTCTCCATGAGGCAAAACAATAATTCCGCCTGGATGTTGTCCGGTCGTCCTTCGAACGCCAACACAGCCCTGCGTGATTCGATTGATTTCGCATTTTCTCTTGACCTGGCCATGCTCATCAAAATACTTCTTTACATATCCATAGGCTGTCTTCTCGGCCAGTGTTCCCACAGTTCCTGCACGGAAAGTATGTCCCTGTCCAAAAATAACTTCAGTATAATCATGAGCTTTTGGTTGATATTCTCCCGAAAAATTCAAGTCAATATCAGGCTCTTTGTCTCCCTTAAATCCCAAAAAAGTTTCAAATGGAATATCAAAGCCATCCTTTTTTAACTTCTTTCCACACTTTGGACAAATTTTATCTGGCATATCACAACCTGCCATCCCCGAAAATTTCTTTACTTCCTCTGAATCAAAGTCCACATATTTACAATCACAATAATAGTGTGGTGGCAAGGGATTGACCTCGGTAATTCCTGAAGTATAGGCAGCAAAGGACGAACCAACCGATCCTCTTGACCCCACAAGATAGCCATCTTCATTGCTCTTTTCCACCAACTTCTTTGCGATAATATACATAACGGCAAAGCCATTTTTAATAATAGAATTTAGTTCTTTTTCAAGTCTGGCTGTCACAATTTCTGGCAAGTTCTCGCCATATTGCTCATGTGCTTTTGCATAGCAAGATTGTGTCAATAACTCATCTGAATTTTCAATGACAGGAGGACATTTATCAGGGCGAACTGGCGGAAAATCCTCCACCATATCTGCAATCATTCTCGAATTTGTCACTGCGACAGCATAGGCATCTTCTGGTCCTAAATAATGAAATTCTTCAATCATTTCATTGGTTGTTCTCAAATAGAGGGGCGGTTGATGATCTGCATCTGTAAATCCCTTCCCTGCCAAAATAATTCTGCGGTAAATTTCGTCTTCAGGATTTAAAAAGTGAACATCACAAGTGCCAACTACTGGCTTATTTAGGGATTTTGCCAATTCTACAATCTTTTTATTGATTTTTTGAATATCCTCTCTCGACTCAATGGCATAGCGATCAGATGCAATCATAAATTCATTGTTGCCTATTGGTTGAATTTCAAGATAATCATAAAATTCAGCAATCTTTCGGATATCCTCCTCCTCTTGCCCATCCAAAATTGCACGAAATAGCTCCCCTGCCTCACAGGCACTTCCAATAATCAATCCCTCTCTATATTTTTGCAATACAGACTTTGGAATTCTTGGTCGTTTCGCATAGTAGTTAAGATGCGAATAAGAAATTAATTTATATAAATTGATTCGCCCAATTTCATTTTTTGCTAAAATAATGATGTGATTGGTGTTCATCTTCTTGATGCGCTCTTGGCTCACCTTGGCCAATCCCTCAACATCCTTGAGTAACAAAATATTTCTTTCCCTGAGCATCTGTGCCAATTTTAAAAAGATTTCTGCTGTACACTCTGCATCATCCACGGCACG
This region of Lachnospiraceae bacterium oral taxon 096 genomic DNA includes:
- a CDS encoding PolC-type DNA polymerase III, with translation MKSFLEVFPTLQMEHISRALLEHIQVEKVSANKEGSKMRIYVSSDILVEKRIIFDLEGIIKRQIFPTKKIQIKILENFRLSEQYTPKNLYDAYKESILLELREYSIAQYLILKKAEVVFVGERIMEFSVERTQLSEAIVPEFIRIVEKIFFERCGVDCELRPHYIAHIERKIQSKDENSRENGGDRVIKEKLENGVDQEKRTEVSEKKTAKSSGKKKEYISRSKNPDVLFGRDFEDQFVPLSQVEGEMGEIVVHGKIVELDERFFERSGKTMFIFSLTDFTDSIQVKIFAKEEDVPVLHAALVKGNFIKLKGTTNIDKFDSELIISFVRGIKKSDAFGQNIRTDDAQVKRVELHCHTKMSDFDGVSSAAEIIKQAADWGMEAIAITDHGNVQGFTDAYHAVQKMKNPPKIIYGVEGYLVDDLKEVVVNPKEVSLDDGFVVFDIETTGFSPTQNRIIEIGAVKIVEGKIVDRFSTFINPQIPIPFQIEELTSINDSMVVDAPLIEEVLPKFLAFCEDFAVVAHNAGFDTRFIATNAKRIGYTYDPTIVDTVTLARILLPQLGRFKLDTVAKALDVSLENHHRAVDDAECTAEIFLKLAQMLRERNILLLKDVEGLAKVSQERIKKMNTNHIIILAKNEIGRINLYKLISYSHLNYYAKRPRIPKSVLQKYREGLIIGSACEAGELFRAILDGQEEEDIRKIAEFYDYLEIQPIGNNEFMIASDRYAIESREDIQKINKKIVELAKSLNKPVVGTCDVHFLNPEDEIYRRIILAGKGFTDADHQPPLYLRTTNEMIEEFHYLGPEDAYAVAVTNSRMIADMVEDFPPVRPDKCPPVIENSDELLTQSCYAKAHEQYGENLPEIVTARLEKELNSIIKNGFAVMYIIAKKLVEKSNEDGYLVGSRGSVGSSFAAYTSGITEVNPLPPHYYCDCKYVDFDSEEVKKFSGMAGCDMPDKICPKCGKKLKKDGFDIPFETFLGFKGDKEPDIDLNFSGEYQPKAHDYTEVIFGQGHTFRAGTVGTLAEKTAYGYVKKYFDEHGQVKRKCEINRITQGCVGVRRTTGQHPGGIIVLPHGEEIYTFTPVQHPANDMTTKIITTHFDYHAIDHNLLKLDILGHQDPTMIRMLQDLIGIDPVKDIPLDSRETMTLFQNTDALGVKPEDLMGCKLGALGIPEFGTDFAMQMLIDAKPKGLSDLVRISGLSHGTDVWLGNAQTLIQEGKATIRTAICTRDDIMIYLIGQGMEEGESFKIMESVRKGKGLSPEYEQDMIAADVPKWYIESCKKIKYMFPKAHAAAYVMMAWRIAYCKIYYPLEYYTAYFSIRATGFSYELMCFGKEKVERAYMEIKNKSDATAKEEDTARDLRIAQEMYARGYEFEPIDIYKAQAVRFQVTENKKIMPALTSIDGLGESVARQIVEAAARGEFISKDDFMNRAKVNKTICEQMDKLGLLGNLPQSDQISIFDII